Proteins found in one Pieris napi chromosome 6, ilPieNapi1.2, whole genome shotgun sequence genomic segment:
- the LOC125050554 gene encoding bumetanide-sensitive sodium-(potassium)-chloride cotransporter-like: MATETIEVEDQLLPCTDDSKTGRRLTEAISYRHLNTLDLTGTAPVREQEKIKIKSKDPTPELRTYHIKLGWIQGVLIPCLLNIWGVMLFLRIAWIVAQAGIALSIAIICLSGVVCVITTLSLSAICTNGELHGGGVYYIVSRSLGAELGASVGIMFAFANAVAASMNTIGFCESLNDLLKSHNIKIMDNDVNDIRMIGAIALFVMCLICAFGMDWETKTQNFLITIIVSAILNYVLGVLIGPLYAEQDAKGFVGLKLEQAKKNLMPDFRYSENQEHDFFSIFAMYFPAVTGVQAGANICGDLKDPATAIPKGTLIALAISVSSYLLMATLCGFAALRDASGHVEDLLAGNIDACKPNCPYGLHNNYGIMQLMALSSELIYAGCWAATLSTALTNLLSVPRLIQALGVDKIYPGLIFFSKRYGKHGEPYRGYVLTFLVSLLFLLIADLNTIAPLITNFYLASYALINFCTFHADVVMSINWRPSFQYYNRWISLFGFLMCIVIMMIISWMMALLTVSIFLTLYLIVLYRKPDVSWGSSTEAQRYKEIISALVQMCYMTENVRSYNPQLLVLAGGPYLRPALLDLGQFITNTGSFMVVANIHESHLSYTDRALQQQVGEEWLHTRKERGFYVVVDGCSLEDGLRNLIQCSGLGRVSPNIMLIGYKNNWQKAPFNKVKTYVKLIQIAFDQQLAVAILRVPLIVPPRNATQVKLQNSRTSLEVEIHTQVLAIMNADSDIETVIKVEEPDEDDAGETSPPPEGQQHFMEQQRKRHGKSGVFRPLELNEENNLDSWWLYDDGGLNVLLSYIIAIRGFRAMPLRIFALARTCHRLGDAEAGVKALLHKFRVEFSCLKMIQGLYDPPQLETKEMFNMMIERFRTDVESDVLITNEELERLDQKTDRYLRLRELVIENSSNASLIVMSLPRPRPNTVSAALYMTWLEVLSSDLPPVLFVRGNDTSVLGV, translated from the exons ATGGCTACTGAGACAATTGAAGTTGAAGATCAATTATTGCCTTGTACTGATG ATTCAAAAACCGGAAGAAGACTTACGGAAGCAATAAGCTATAGACACTTGAATACATTAGATTTGACGGGCACGGCACCAGTACGAGAACAG gaaaaaattaaaattaaaagtaaagatCCTACTCCTGAACTTAGGActtatcatataaaattaggATGGATACag GGCGTATTAATACCATGTCTTCTAAACATTTGGGGGGTGATGTTATTCCTAAGGATAGCTTGGATCGTGGCTCAGGCGGGTATAGCTCTATCGATTGCTATTATCTGCCTTTCGGGAGTAGTATGTGTGATTACTACACTGTCTTTGAGCGCTATTTGTACAAATGGAGAACTCCATGGAG GCGGCGTCTATTATATAGTATCTCGATCGCTTGGCGCTGAACTTGGAGCTTCCGTGGGTATAATGTTTGCATTTGCTAACGCAGTCGCCGCCAGTATGAACACTATAGGTTTTTGCGAATCCCTAAATGATTTGCTTAAATcacataacattaaaattatggaTAACGACGTAAATGATATAAGAATGATTGGGGCGATTGCACTATTTGTTATGTGCTTAATTTGCGCTTTCGGAATGGATTGGGAAACTAAAACGCAG AATTTTCTGATAACAATTATCGTATCggcaattttaaattatgttcttGGAGTGCTCATTGGTCCTTTATATGCAGAACAGGACGCTAAAGGTTTTGTGGGTTTAAAAC TGGAACAAGCTAAGAAAAACTTAATGCCAGACTTTCGCTACAGTGAAAATCAAGAGCATGACTTTTTCTCCATCTTTGCGATGTATTTTCCGGCTGTGACCGGTGTTCAGGCTGGAGCTAATATTTGTGGTGATTTAAAG gATCCAGCAACAGCAATTCCTAAGGGAACGTTGATAGCACTTGCAATATCAGTTTCAAGTTATCTTCTAATGGCCACGCTGTGCGGGTTTGCTGCCCTGAGAGACGCCAGCGGACATGTGGAAGATTTACTTGCCGGTAACATCGACGCCTGTAAACCAAACTGTCCATATggtttacataataattatggg ATAATGCAACTGATGGCTCTCTCAAGTGAGCTCATATATGCTGGGTGCTGGGCGGCGACGCTTTCAACGGCACTTACGAACCTTCTATCTGTTCCACGACTGATCCAGGCCTTGGGAGTGGATAAGATATACCCGGGACTCATTTTTTTCTCAAAAAGATATGGCAAGCACGGCGAGCCCTACAGAGGATATGTCCTAACGTTTCTCGTGTCACTATTGTTTCTACTTATCG cGGATTTAAATACAATCGCACCGTTAATAACCAACTTTTATCTTGCTTCATACGCGCTCATTAATTTCTGCACATTCCATGCTGACGTAGTAATGTCTATTAACTGGCGACCATCATTTCAG TATTACAACAGATGGATATCTCTATTTGGCTTCTTGATGTGCATAGTCATTATGATGATTATCAGTTGGATGATGGCGTTATTGActgtatcaatttttttaaccttaTACCTAATCGTACTCTACAGAAAACCAG acgTGAGTTGGGGCAGCAGCACCGAAGCGCAAAGATACAAGGAGATTATCTCAGCGTTAGTACAGATGTGTTACATGACAGAAAATGTAAGGTCTTACAACCCACAACTGCTCGTGCTGGCCGGCGGACCCTATTTACGACCAGCCCTTCTCGATTTGGgacaatttattactaataccGGATCGTTTATGGTCGTTGCTAATATACACgag TCACATTTGTCGTATACGGATAGAGCCTTGCAACAACAAGTAGGTGAAGAGTGGCTTCACACACGTAAAGAACGTGGCTTCTATGTCGTGGTCGATGGATGCTCTCTTGAGGATGgtttgagaaatttaatacaatgttCTGGACTTGGGCGGGTTTCACCGAATATTATGCTCATtgggtataaaaataattggcaGAAGGCTCCTTTCAACAAAGTAAAGacttatgttaaattaatccA AATAGCGTTCGATCAGCAGTTAGCCGTTGCAATACTTCGAGTGCCCCTAATAGTACCACCCAGGAACGCAACCCAAGTGAAACTTCAGAACAGCCGAACTAGCCTCGAAGTTGAAATCCACACTCAGGTCCTGGCTATTATGAACGCAGATTCAGATATCGAAACCGTTATTAAAGTGGAGGAACCAGACGAAG ACGACGCAGGTGAAACTTCACCACCACCAGAGGGGCAACAACATTTTATGGAACAACAACGAAAACGCCATGGAAAATCTGGAGTGTTTCGTCCTTTAGAGCTTAACGAG GAAAATAATTTGGATAGCTGGTGGCTGTACGACGATGGAGGGCTGAACGTACTTTTGTCCTATATAATTGCAATACGTGGATTTCGTGCAATGCCTTTACGAATATTTGCTCTTGCCAGAACATGTCATAGATTAGGAGATGCGGAAGCTGG TGTGAAAGCATTGCTTCATAAATTTCGCGTGGAATTCTCTTGTCTCAAAATGATCCAAGGTTTATATGACCCACCACAATTGGAAACAAAGGAGATGTTTAACATGATGATAGAACGATTTAGAACCGATGTTGAGAGTG ATGTATTGATAACAAATGAAGAACTAGAGCGATTGGATCAGAAGACTGATAGATACCTTCGCCTACGAGAGCTGGTAATTGAAAACTCATCAAACGCCTCGCTAATCGTCATGTCTCTTCCCAGGCCTAGACCG aatACGGTATCAGCTGCTTTATATATGACCTGGCTCGAAGTTCTAAGCAGCGACCTCCCACCAGTTCTATTCGTAAGAGGCAATGACACTTCAGTCCTTGGtgtataa